In Ursus arctos isolate Adak ecotype North America unplaced genomic scaffold, UrsArc2.0 scaffold_2, whole genome shotgun sequence, the genomic stretch TATGATATCGGCTTGGCGCTGGGCGGCCATCTCCACGGCTCGGACCAGACAGCCGGTACCTGCGGGGCGGAGAggtaggggagggaggggaggagagcacCCGGGGTCAGAGGACAGGAAGGGCCCGcggcccgcccccacccccgcgcccCCCGGGCCTCACGGACCCGCGATGAAGCGGCCGTTCTCGAGCGGGAGCCGGTTGTCCATGTTGGTGCCCACGAGCAGGCAGCCGGGCTGCTGCAGGTAGCGCACCGCCTTGGTGAGCTTCATGTAGCTGAAGTGCGGGTCGAAGCCCACCACGACGGCGCGCACGTCGGGGTCGAGCGGCGCGTCCAGCCAGGCGCCGGGGCTGTCGCCCAGCAGCGGCTCGGGCCCCACGCCCACGCAGGCGACGCCCACGGCCTCCAGCTCGGTGGCCAGGGCTTCGCTGCCCAGCACGTAGGCTTTGGGGGCCGGCGCGCCCGCCAGACGCTGGCGCAGGTAGAGCGCAGTGCAGTAGGCCGTGCCGAAGACCTCGAGGCCGGCGCCGGGCCCCGCCGGGCCGCCGAAGCCCAGGCGCCGCAGCTTCTCGGCGTAGGCCTCGCGGGTCTTGCTGCTGTTGTTGGTGATGAAGCCGAGGCGCTTGCCGCGGGCCCGCAGCGCCGACAGGGCCTCGGGCGCGCCGGGCACGGCCGTCTCGCCGCGCCACAGCACGCCGTCGCAGTCGAACAGCAGCGTGTCCACGTCGGCCAGCAGCGCCTGGGCCCGCTCGGCGCTCAGCCGCACGCAGCGGGCGTCGTCACCGCCGGCCTCCGCCGCCGCCATGGCCGCCGCCGCcaccggccgccgccgccgccgccaccggcCGCTCCTTGcagccgcccgccgccgcgcccgcGCCGCCCCCGGCGCGCTCATTGGCCCCGCTCCTCGCGCGCGCCGCCCATTGGACGCCGCCTGCGCCAATCCGCCCCCGCCTCCCGCGGGCTGCGGGAGCTCAGCGCCAACCGTCGCAGCCCGGCGCGGGGAGGCGGGCGGCCATTGGCTGCCGGATCTGGGGTGCCACGGTGATTGGCTGGCAGGGAGCCAACCGGCATTCGGAGTGTAGCGTTCACTGCGGAAACGCTGCGGAGGAGCCCAGAGCCGGCGCAGGACCTAAGGCTGCTGCTCATTGGCGGCCTCAGGGCGGCTCGCCCATTGGTGGCGCGTGGTCAGCTTAGGTGACGGAGGCCCTCTATGGAGTGACCCCTGGCCGGGCCGGCTGCGGATTGGCTGGCTTCTCCGCGGCGAGGAGCGCGGCAGGACGTGGAGGCGGGGCGGGGAGCCGCTGTGGCCCGGGGGCCGGAGTCACGTCCGTACCTTTGCCTGGGCGGCGCCGGGCCGTGCCCTCCGCCCGGGGCACGCTGCGGACACGGCGCCAGCGCGTGGCTGAGGAAGGCCGGTGCTGGGTGACAGCCCGGGGCTCCTTCCCGGCCAGGCTCGCGTTCCCGTTCTCAGCCTTTTGCAGAAACCCTCTCCCTGGGCCTTAGTAATGACCAGGCGGTGGGGCTGCCTTAGCGGTCACGTGAGCAAGTAATTGTAAGGCGGTGGGATCGCCTTAGCGGTCACGTGAACAAGTAATAATAAGGCAGTGGGAAGCGCCTTAGCGGTCACGTGAACAGGTAATTACAGGCGGTGGGCTTGCCTTAGTGGTCATGTGAGCGAGTAATTACAGGCGGTGGGATTAGGGTCTAAGGAGACACTGCCCAGAACCCAGCGCTCATCGCCGTCGTTATTATTAGGTATCACGGTTAACTTTTACTGAGGCGTAGCAGTCAGGTGCATGAATCTGAAGCGTGCAGCCTGATGGAATTTTTACATACCCACACGGCTGTGTAAACACAACCCAGCTCAAGCTAGAGAATGTTTTCATGgctccagaaagttccctcacaGTCCCTCTCCAGGCGCCgatcccctccccccgccacttCTCTGACTCCCGTCCCCAAGGAGTGAGTCACAGCTTCCTCTGCCTGTTCCAGATGGCCTCGCCGACGGATCTAACCACGGGTCTGGCTTCTGTGGATCAACATGGCGTCTGTGAAATCCAACCTTCTGCGCGCGTGTCTTGATTGTCCTGTGGGCTGGTTTAAGAATAcacctctgtgtgtctgttttccaGTTGAGGGACATTGTGTTGTTTCCCGTTCGGGAGCATTGTAAGTAATACTTGTATGAATGTTGTGGTTTGTGGACGTAGACACGCGTTTCTCTTGGACGAAGTATACTTATGAGGGGAGTCGCGGGTTCACAGGTATGCTTAGCTGTTACGATGTTCAGTAGGGCCAGGTGCCTGGCTCTGAAGGGCCCCGTTTCCTGAAAGCCTGCCCTGTGCCAGGCGACCCAGCCTCCCAGCTCCTAGGCTGTCAAACCCCTGCTCTGCTCTTGGGCCCCAGGTCTCCGTAAAGTCTGCTCGAACCCACCACCCTGCCCCCAAGCCCATGAGGTAAAGCCAGTGAACTTAGTTCCTTTAGGGCCCTGCTTATTTACACACGGCTTGTTTCTGTTGGTCTCTGCTGGCCCCAGGAACTCCTGGAGGACGTTGGACGGGCCATGGCCTGCCTACAAGGGCGGGGCATGCAGAATGTTCCTGCCTGATGTACCCACAAGGGGACCCTtcctccctgtgtcttcccaGTTAGTTTTGGTGGTGCAGCTGACTCTGGCATGAATGGGATTTGACAGAAGATCACAAACCCTTTTTTAACCACGCACAAGCATCCAGTGTATATGGTACACTGGCCAGCCACGGGCCAGCTTGTACAATACCTGCCCAGTTGCTTGGGTTTACTGGGCACTCGGTAAGCATCTAGGCACTGAGCACCACTCCTTACCTGCATTACTTTGTCGGAACGACAGGACAGCCCTAAGAGGCAGGGACTGTTAGTGTCCCCACTCATGGATGAGGAGACTGAGCCACAGAGTCACTAGCTGGACAATGCAGAGTTGGGATTAAACTCAGGGGACTCCAAAGTGGAGCTCTGCCACACCTGTTTACCTTAACATCCCCTGTGAGTTGTAGGGATTGTGCTGGCACTGTGGAAAGGGTGGAATGGTCCATATCAAGAGAAGAGGTGGTTATAGACAAGGTCCTGCCAGCCCTGGAAGGGATGGTGCACTTGGTACATTTAGTGGAGGCAGGGGTAGGGGCTTACCTGTGTGAGGTGCCCTGTGTCTGGATGGGAGAGGAGCACCTCACGATTATGATGTGTTCCCgacacacagtagatgctcagtgTATACCTGTGAATGGTTGGCGCCGGCGTTCCCCCAAGTGAGGAAGCCCTGCCTGCAAGCTGAATGGGGCATAGATGGAGTGGCACAAGGACAGacactatttaattttaatagccTTGCAAGGATTTAAATTGTATTAGAAAATGCAAGTAGCAATTGAATCTGTGTTTTCACAGATGGTTTTGCTTCTAATGAGCCAAGTAAAAATGGGAGTCATTGAAAAAGGATtcaagtggcaaaaaaaaaaaaaaaaaattggaagcaatcTAAATATTCTTCAATAtgggattggttaaataaattaaagtaCCTCCAAAGAACAGAGACTGAGCAGTCCTCCTAAAGGGTGATGGAGTTTCCACGGCTCTGGCCATGGCACGTTGAGGCAGCATTGAATGTCAAACAGCCTGCAGCTGAAGCCCACGCTGAGGGCTGGGTGGGACAGGAGGAGGCCATCTGGGGGAAGGGGGACTCTGGTTTTCCCGTCTTCCTCTGGCCTCTCTGCCTTTCAGGGACCTCAGGCCTGTCCACTGGCCTGCCTGGGTTCTGGCTGAGGCAGGACCTGGAACCCACTGGATTAGGATGCCCTTTTCTGACTCCCAGGGAGCCACGAGGCAGGAGCCTTGGCCTGCCCCTGACATGGCTCTGGAGCACACAGCAGGGCAGGCTCTCTGTTTCCCCTgggccagctcctcctcctcattttcaCCCACACTCAGactgtcctctctgcctttgACACCCTTCCCTACTCCATTCTCCCAGGGGCTTCCTCTACCTCTCTGACACTGGCTTCCGCATTACTCCTCAGCACAGCCTTAAGTGAGGGTCGTCCTGGTCCCTCCTTCCCAGAGCCCCCTCCACATGTCCCATACCTGTTCTTCCTCCTGTTTGTCTCTCTCAGAGACCATCCATCTGGGATCTCCCTGCTTCCGTGGTCCTTTCTGTGCACAGTAGTCAGAGGGAGCCTTTTGAAACAGTCACTCCATCTGCTTAAACTCCTGCAACGGTGAGCAAGCCTCCTGCAGAAAGCAGCCTCATCATTACCCCAGCCCGACCTCCAGTGATCAGACCTGTGCTTCACACATCCCTGCTCCTGCCAGGCCAAGGGTCCTCGGGGCCCCAGCTGGGCAGCCCCGGCATAGAGACAGTCTCTGCTCGGTGTCCTTCCCAGGGCAGAGTTGTGCACTCTGCCTGGTCTTCCCTGGAGATTAGCCTTCCTGGAGGAGACCAGTTCTGATTTATCTGAGTCTCTGGCATCCAGCACTGGGCTGGGTCACAGAAGATAAAACTGAGCTGGGAGAGAACACCCTGTGGGTTTCCAGCCCGTGGCTCTGGACAGACTCTGAGTCTCCAGTCTGCCCTCAGGCAAGCATACTATcaattctgtgcctcagtttcttcctctttaaaatggggatgattggggagcctgggtggctcagtcgttgggtgtctgccttcggctcaagtcatgatcccaggatcctgggattgagcccctcgtcaggctcccctctcccattccccctgcttgtgttccctctctcactgtctctccctctcaaataaataaataaaatctttttttaaaaatggggatcATTGATATCTTAAATGAAAAAATCCTGTACAGTGCTTAGTGTCAAAGAGCTAACTAAACTACTGTCttagaaagaacaaaaggaatttGTCTGCAtgtgttcatggcagcattattcacaatagaaaaggtgggaacaacccaaacacgatggatgaataaattgtggtctatccagataatggaatattattcagctataaacaGAAATGAAGTTTGGTCACAGGCTACAATATGGATCAATCTGGAAAgcgttatgctaagcaaaacaagccAGGCGAAAGCCCACATGTATGAGAAAGATCCATACAGACAGAAAgcggttgccagaggctgggagtaGGGGAGAACGGGGGTGAGTGCTAAGGGGACAGGTTTCCTTTTGGAAGGACGACAAGGTTCCGGAactagatggtggtgatggtccCACCACACTGTGAATGCGCTAAATGTCGCTAGTGGTAAATCTTGCGTGTATTCATTACAATGTAAAAGATACGCATTAGTGTAAAAGGATTAGTGAAGCTACCCGAGAGCCAGCCCCATTTCGGGCTCTTCCTTGGGACCCGGCAACCAGCAAGGGAGGTTCTGACCCGACGCGGTGGAGCCCCGGCGGTGAGCACCACGCTACTTGTCGGAGCCGGGGTAGCGTCAGGCGGGCCGCCCGCCTGCCTCCCCTGCCGCTCTCAGACCTGAAGCCGCTCGGGGAACCCAGCCCTCGGCTCCTCCCGCAGGGTCAAGACCCTGACGCCCCGAGCCCCGCCCCGAGGGCCCGCCTCTGACCCCGCCCGTCCGCCTGTCAGTGCGCTCCACCGTGACCACGCCCCCGAGCAGCCCCTCCCCGTGCCCTCTCTCCTGGAGTCTGGCCCCGCCTCTGCAGTTCCAGGCCCCTCCTCTCAGACTCCGCCCCGCCGCCTGTCAGTCAAACCCGTCCGGCCCCGCCCCGTCTTCCTCCTCTCGtcgttctctctcgctctcctcAGCGCGGCCCGTTGTTATGACGACACGGTCGTAAATCCGCCATCTTCCTGCGGCGCGTTGCGACATGGAGGGCGCGATGGCAGTGCGGGTGACGGCCGCGCATACGGCAGAAGTCCGGGCCGAAGCCGGGCGGGAGGCGGGCGAGGGCGGGGTCGCGGCGGCGGCGAGGGCGGCGGCGGCCTTGGCCCCTGGCGGCTTCCTAGGCCTCCCGGCGCCCTTTAGCGAGGAAGGTAACAGGGCCTGACGGGGCCTGACGGGGTCGGGCGCGGCCGGGGTGGGGACGGCTCAGTCCTGGCTGGAGGAGGCCCCGATGGCCCGAGCTGTGGACGCGACAGACCGTCCCAGACGCCTGTTCCTTGCGGACCTCCCGGATCCCCAAGGG encodes the following:
- the PGP gene encoding glycerol-3-phosphate phosphatase, with translation MAAAEAGGDDARCVRLSAERAQALLADVDTLLFDCDGVLWRGETAVPGAPEALSALRARGKRLGFITNNSSKTREAYAEKLRRLGFGGPAGPGAGLEVFGTAYCTALYLRQRLAGAPAPKAYVLGSEALATELEAVGVACVGVGPEPLLGDSPGAWLDAPLDPDVRAVVVGFDPHFSYMKLTKAVRYLQQPGCLLVGTNMDNRLPLENGRFIAGTGCLVRAVEMAAQRQADIIGKPSRFIFDCVSQEYGINPERTVMVGDRLDTDILLGVTCGLKTILTLTGVSTLGDVKSNQESDCMSKKKMVPDFYVDSIADLLPALQG